A window of the Burkholderia sp. 9120 genome harbors these coding sequences:
- a CDS encoding patatin-like phospholipase family protein, translated as MSSIRIALSLIASLLLGACATRPVNPPMVQYESRQAMQFQKLERNRGDPQDLVVLAFSGGGTRAAAFSYGVLEALRRTEIVSKSGERTRLLDSVDVITGVSGGSFTALAYGLYGEKLFDIYESSFLKRNVQRELVSRILNPLNWPALSSKGWGRSDLAAELYDEILFKGATFDDLNRANGPTIAVSATELSTGSRLVFLQQTFDVMCAELGPFRLSRAAAASSAVPVVLSPITINNYGGTCGYHEPDWVRQFTDTYKPPRPAGRVLKRLQELREFGDAEKDPYFHLVDGGVSDNLGLRGVLDFIETFEALRAAGKPTPIDNVRRFIIFVVNSVSSPSNQWNTSEDPPGSLDILTKAAGVPIDRYSGESVELLKDINARWTALRELRDSAAFANSKDPMPTYVANAPNADMYVIDVSFGALKDRAEYDYLNQLPTSFHLPDEAVDRLRAAAGRLIIDSPEFQQMLKDAGARVANEPVSPTPVERAAK; from the coding sequence ATGTCTTCCATCAGGATAGCTCTGTCACTGATCGCTTCGTTGCTGCTAGGGGCCTGCGCAACGCGCCCCGTCAACCCGCCAATGGTTCAATACGAGTCACGTCAGGCAATGCAGTTCCAGAAGTTGGAACGTAACCGGGGCGACCCGCAAGACCTGGTCGTTCTCGCCTTTTCAGGCGGTGGCACGCGCGCAGCGGCATTCTCTTACGGCGTGCTTGAAGCACTGCGGCGCACCGAAATAGTCAGTAAGTCGGGCGAAAGAACACGTCTGCTCGATTCAGTCGACGTGATCACCGGCGTGTCGGGCGGCAGTTTTACCGCATTGGCTTACGGCCTGTATGGCGAGAAACTGTTCGACATATACGAGAGCAGCTTCCTTAAGCGCAACGTGCAGCGCGAACTGGTGTCCCGAATCCTCAACCCGTTGAACTGGCCCGCGTTGTCGTCGAAAGGCTGGGGGCGGTCCGATCTTGCCGCGGAGCTTTACGACGAAATCCTGTTCAAAGGTGCCACCTTCGACGATCTCAACCGCGCCAACGGCCCGACGATTGCCGTCAGTGCCACGGAGCTTTCGACCGGATCGCGACTGGTCTTTCTCCAGCAAACCTTCGACGTCATGTGCGCGGAACTGGGGCCGTTCAGGTTGTCACGCGCCGCTGCTGCATCGTCGGCCGTGCCGGTCGTGCTTTCGCCAATCACTATCAATAACTACGGCGGCACTTGCGGTTACCACGAACCGGACTGGGTTCGTCAATTTACGGACACCTACAAGCCGCCACGGCCGGCCGGGAGGGTCCTCAAACGCCTGCAGGAATTACGGGAGTTCGGCGACGCCGAAAAAGATCCCTATTTCCATCTTGTGGACGGCGGCGTCTCCGATAACCTGGGGTTGCGCGGAGTGCTGGATTTCATCGAAACGTTTGAGGCGTTGCGAGCAGCGGGCAAACCCACTCCGATTGATAACGTGCGGCGATTTATCATCTTCGTTGTGAACTCGGTTTCCTCTCCGAGCAATCAATGGAACACGTCCGAGGACCCGCCCGGAAGCCTGGATATTCTGACCAAAGCGGCGGGGGTACCGATCGACCGCTATTCCGGCGAATCGGTGGAATTGCTCAAAGACATTAACGCCCGATGGACAGCCTTACGCGAACTCCGCGACTCGGCCGCGTTCGCCAATAGCAAGGATCCCATGCCCACCTATGTCGCAAACGCACCCAACGCCGATATGTATGTGATCGATGTGTCGTTCGGGGCGTTGAAGGACAGGGCCGAATATGACTACCTCAATCAGCTGCCGACGTCATTTCATTTGCCAGACGAGGCAGTCGACCGCCTTCGTGCCGCAGCCGGAAGGCTCATCATCGATTCGCCGGAATTCCAGCAGATGTTGAAAGATGCCGGAGCCCGGGTTGCCAATGAGCCTGTTAGCCCAACCCCGGTAGAGCGGGCAGCGAAGTAG
- a CDS encoding Lrp/AsnC family transcriptional regulator has product MGMDIIDRKLLELLQEDATMPIAELAQRVNLSQTPCWKRLQRLKEAGVIRAQVALCDARKLGVGTTVFVAVRTNQHTEEWAQTFTRAVQQIPEVVEVYRMSGETDYLLRVVVSDIDDYDRVYKLLIAAVPLYDVSSSFAMEQIKYSTALPVRYPA; this is encoded by the coding sequence ATGGGAATGGATATCATCGACCGGAAGCTGTTGGAGCTGTTGCAGGAGGATGCGACGATGCCGATCGCCGAGCTGGCGCAGCGCGTGAATCTGTCGCAAACACCTTGCTGGAAGCGGCTGCAGCGCCTGAAAGAGGCCGGCGTGATTCGCGCGCAGGTGGCGCTATGCGATGCGCGCAAGCTCGGGGTGGGCACGACGGTGTTCGTCGCGGTGCGCACGAATCAGCACACGGAGGAGTGGGCGCAGACCTTCACGCGCGCGGTGCAGCAGATACCGGAGGTGGTGGAGGTTTATCGGATGAGCGGGGAAACCGATTATCTGCTGCGGGTCGTGGTGTCGGATATCGACGACTATGACCGGGTTTATAAGCTGCTTATTGCCGCCGTGCCGCTTTATGACGTGAGTTCGAGTTTTGCGATGGAGCAGATCAAGTATTCGACGGCGCTGCCGGTGAGGTATCCGGCGTAA
- a CDS encoding cysteine dioxygenase family protein, whose translation MSQALRTAPLARLCDALDAIFEACATFPEPSDSTFFARSMRIALADAAAHPDLLTSAQREGAAENYRRHLLAADPHGRYAIAALVWLPQQASPVHAHHTWCGYAVLDGTLSETVFEWNGEQHCASATRTQARKQGAVSFVRGGRGGIHQLGNRSDAAAVSLHVYGVAGAQISTHVNDIVRTADAPALV comes from the coding sequence ATGAGCCAAGCCCTTCGTACCGCCCCCCTCGCCCGTCTGTGCGATGCGCTCGACGCGATCTTCGAGGCCTGCGCGACATTCCCCGAGCCGTCGGATTCCACGTTCTTCGCGCGCAGCATGCGCATCGCGCTCGCTGATGCCGCCGCCCACCCAGACTTGCTGACCTCGGCGCAACGCGAAGGCGCGGCGGAAAACTACCGCCGTCATCTGCTGGCCGCCGATCCGCACGGCCGCTATGCGATCGCCGCGCTGGTGTGGCTACCGCAACAGGCGAGCCCCGTCCACGCGCACCACACGTGGTGCGGCTATGCGGTGCTGGACGGCACGCTGAGCGAAACGGTATTTGAATGGAACGGCGAACAGCATTGCGCCAGCGCGACGCGTACGCAAGCGCGCAAGCAAGGCGCGGTGTCGTTCGTGCGCGGCGGCCGCGGCGGGATTCATCAGTTGGGCAATCGCAGCGATGCGGCGGCCGTTTCGCTGCATGTGTACGGCGTCGCGGGCGCGCAGATTTCGACGCACGTTAATGACATCGTCCGCACGGCCGATGCACCGGCGCTGGTCTGA
- a CDS encoding mechanosensitive ion channel family protein codes for MQSCPSRRESEAAPSNGGQPAIHAVFHSSSLRDGPGIRRDRSVPARFAEWFGACFGMWFGSCATAMCAALILWAGSLPANAWAAGAVSSTPVIPALQSLINSATANPPAAASGASAADAASAPTAASQAELTRSLDSVIATLDNDRQRTALVTQLKKLRAVSQNVAPPAPVQPSPGLLGAIASGIASFESDVHQGRTPVRYWGGRFNAAGNELYTIVSGQGQESFGRILFSMLAMLAGWGACAGALVYVQHRLYRRFGILMGLNPNPTTGELLIFALRRVGPWIVAFVAALLFVRAMPDALGRTLGMVVAYAIVAGAVFSAICLIMFSLFGSGHRRVAVRLLIDHARRVLFLVGVCGALGDAAVNYDVAHQLGSNLAALISTAANMTAAILTGYFALAFRRPIAHLIRNRPYEQRNDHKAATDAFDVLAALWHVPVLVLSTASIVATLGGSGSSENVLQISVVTALLLVLAFFLSAVVLRMTRPRSARSRRRSPYLTRLLRFCGTLLTLFIWLFFFELAARLWGVSLAEVIEENVAARGIAHAVTAIIATVFIAWLLWILVDTAITEALSPGGSRNKGRGPSMRARTMLPLVRNVLLVSIMTVAGIVTAANLGINVTPLLAGAGVIGLAIGFGAQSLVTDLITGLFIIIEDTISVGDWIDVDGGHAGTVEHLSIRTVRLRDGQGAIHAIPFSQIKIVKNLSRDFAYAVFEVRMSFSTDVDQITQLIREVGADLMADFRYRREMLGPIEVWGLDRFDPNWMVVKGQIKTRPLQQWSVARAFNLRLKRKMDEAGIEIPVPQMRVYTSSKDSEGQPLQDDEMSGFVPHGHAHAETGSGSASGSAARGVHAPLAVARDVSHEPRPAPPPTGQTAPIPPQIPTAGEAGGKS; via the coding sequence ATGCAGTCATGCCCATCGCGGCGTGAATCCGAGGCTGCGCCGTCCAACGGCGGGCAGCCGGCGATTCACGCCGTCTTTCATTCTTCTTCGCTTCGTGACGGACCCGGCATTCGCCGCGACCGTAGCGTCCCCGCGCGCTTTGCAGAGTGGTTCGGCGCGTGCTTCGGCATGTGGTTTGGCTCATGCGCAACTGCGATGTGCGCCGCGCTGATCCTGTGGGCCGGATCGCTGCCCGCCAACGCCTGGGCCGCCGGCGCCGTCTCCAGCACGCCGGTCATTCCCGCGTTGCAGAGCCTGATCAACAGCGCGACGGCGAACCCGCCCGCTGCGGCTTCGGGCGCTTCGGCGGCGGATGCCGCTTCCGCGCCGACCGCCGCAAGCCAGGCGGAACTGACGCGTTCGCTCGACAGCGTGATCGCCACGCTCGACAACGACCGCCAGCGCACCGCGCTCGTCACCCAGCTCAAGAAGCTGCGCGCCGTCTCGCAGAACGTCGCGCCGCCTGCGCCGGTTCAGCCGAGTCCCGGCTTGCTCGGCGCGATCGCGTCGGGGATCGCGTCGTTCGAATCCGACGTGCATCAGGGCCGCACGCCGGTGCGCTATTGGGGCGGTCGCTTTAACGCGGCCGGCAACGAGCTGTACACGATCGTTTCGGGCCAGGGCCAGGAAAGCTTCGGCCGCATTCTGTTCTCGATGCTCGCGATGCTGGCCGGCTGGGGCGCCTGTGCCGGCGCGCTGGTCTATGTGCAGCACCGGCTGTACCGGCGTTTCGGCATTCTCATGGGGCTCAACCCGAATCCCACCACGGGCGAGCTGCTGATCTTCGCGCTTCGCCGTGTCGGGCCGTGGATCGTCGCGTTTGTCGCCGCGCTGCTGTTTGTCCGCGCGATGCCCGATGCGCTCGGCCGAACGCTCGGCATGGTGGTCGCGTATGCGATCGTCGCGGGCGCGGTGTTTTCGGCGATCTGCCTGATCATGTTTTCGCTGTTCGGCTCGGGGCATCGGCGGGTGGCGGTGCGCCTGCTGATCGATCACGCGCGGCGCGTGCTGTTCCTGGTCGGCGTGTGCGGGGCGCTCGGCGATGCGGCCGTCAATTACGACGTCGCGCATCAGCTCGGTTCGAATCTCGCCGCGTTGATTTCGACGGCGGCCAATATGACGGCCGCGATTCTCACCGGCTATTTCGCGCTGGCGTTCCGTCGGCCGATTGCGCATCTGATCCGCAACCGGCCTTACGAGCAACGCAACGACCACAAGGCCGCGACCGATGCGTTCGATGTACTCGCCGCGCTCTGGCATGTGCCGGTGCTGGTGTTGTCCACGGCGTCGATAGTCGCCACGCTCGGCGGCTCGGGGTCCAGCGAGAACGTGCTGCAGATTTCGGTGGTGACCGCGCTGCTGCTGGTGCTGGCGTTTTTCCTGTCGGCCGTTGTGTTACGCATGACGCGTCCGCGCAGCGCGCGCTCCCGTCGCCGCTCGCCGTATCTGACGCGCTTGCTGCGGTTTTGCGGCACGCTGCTGACGCTCTTCATCTGGCTATTTTTCTTTGAACTCGCGGCGCGTTTGTGGGGTGTGTCGCTCGCGGAAGTGATCGAGGAAAACGTCGCCGCGCGCGGCATCGCGCATGCGGTGACGGCGATCATCGCCACGGTGTTCATCGCGTGGCTGCTGTGGATTCTGGTGGATACCGCGATCACCGAGGCGCTCAGTCCCGGCGGCTCGCGCAACAAGGGACGCGGTCCGAGCATGCGGGCTCGCACGATGCTGCCGCTCGTGCGCAACGTGCTGCTGGTGTCGATCATGACGGTCGCCGGCATCGTCACGGCGGCCAACCTCGGGATCAACGTCACGCCGCTGCTGGCCGGCGCCGGGGTGATCGGTCTCGCGATCGGCTTCGGCGCGCAGTCGCTCGTGACCGACCTGATCACGGGGCTGTTCATCATTATCGAAGATACGATTTCGGTCGGCGACTGGATCGACGTGGACGGCGGTCACGCGGGCACGGTCGAGCATCTGTCGATCCGGACCGTGCGCCTGCGCGACGGGCAGGGCGCGATCCACGCGATTCCGTTCTCGCAGATCAAGATCGTCAAGAACCTGTCGCGCGATTTCGCGTACGCGGTGTTCGAGGTGCGTATGTCGTTCTCCACCGACGTCGATCAGATCACGCAGTTGATTCGCGAAGTCGGCGCCGATCTGATGGCCGATTTCCGTTACCGCCGCGAGATGCTCGGGCCGATCGAGGTGTGGGGACTCGACCGTTTCGATCCGAACTGGATGGTCGTGAAAGGGCAGATCAAGACGCGGCCGCTGCAGCAATGGAGTGTGGCGCGCGCATTCAATCTGCGGCTCAAACGCAAGATGGACGAAGCCGGTATTGAGATTCCGGTGCCGCAGATGCGCGTGTACACGTCGTCGAAGGATAGCGAAGGGCAGCCTTTGCAGGACGATGAGATGTCCGGATTCGTGCCGCATGGGCATGCGCATGCGGAGACGGGCTCAGGGTCGGCTTCAGGTTCGGCGGCGCGAGGTGTGCATGCGCCGTTGGCGGTGGCGCGTGACGTGTCGCACGAACCGCGTCCGGCACCGCCGCCGACCGGCCAGACCGCGCCGATCCCGCCGCAGATTCCTACGGCCGGCGAAGCGGGCGGGAAGAGTTGA
- a CDS encoding NAD(P)-dependent oxidoreductase, whose product MSKQLKIALFGATGMIGSRIAAEAARRGHQVTALVRNPARVPTDVANLTAVQADVLDAASVGAAVRGHDVVASAYSPPHGEAAVVSTATRALVDGMRAAGLKRLVAVGGAGSLEVAPGKQLVDTEGFPDAYKAVALAHRDVLTYYRGVTDLDWTFFAPAALIAPGERTGAFRTGTNTLLADAEGNSRISAEDYAVAFVDELEQGRFVHQIATVAY is encoded by the coding sequence ATGAGCAAGCAATTGAAGATCGCGTTGTTTGGCGCCACCGGCATGATCGGTTCGCGAATCGCCGCGGAAGCGGCCCGTCGCGGGCATCAGGTGACGGCGCTGGTGCGCAATCCGGCGCGTGTCCCGACCGACGTTGCGAATCTGACCGCGGTGCAGGCGGATGTGCTCGACGCGGCGAGCGTCGGCGCCGCGGTGCGGGGGCATGACGTGGTGGCGAGCGCGTATTCGCCGCCGCACGGCGAGGCCGCGGTGGTGAGCACGGCGACCCGGGCCCTGGTGGACGGCATGCGCGCGGCGGGCCTGAAGCGCCTCGTGGCGGTGGGCGGCGCGGGTTCGCTCGAAGTCGCGCCGGGCAAACAACTGGTCGATACGGAAGGTTTCCCGGACGCGTACAAAGCGGTCGCGCTCGCGCATCGCGACGTGCTGACGTACTACCGCGGCGTCACCGATCTCGACTGGACGTTCTTCGCGCCGGCCGCGCTGATCGCGCCGGGCGAGCGCACGGGCGCGTTCCGCACGGGCACGAACACGCTGCTGGCCGATGCGGAAGGCAATAGCCGCATTTCGGCGGAAGACTACGCAGTCGCCTTCGTCGACGAATTGGAGCAGGGCCGTTTCGTTCATCAGATCGCGACCGTGGCGTATTGA
- a CDS encoding Rrf2 family transcriptional regulator: MNTSSRFAFAVHVLALLSLQEGVPLSSDMIAGSVNTNPALIRRLLSMLAEAGLTTSQLGAGGGALLARSPEQISLLEVYRAVDDAQLFALHREEPNPACMVGRHIQGVLRGIIDDAQLAMEASLGARTLADATADVVRAERQQERKRRAHHAGGDVAKK, encoded by the coding sequence GTGAATACGAGTAGCCGGTTTGCATTTGCGGTACACGTGCTCGCGCTGCTGTCGTTGCAGGAGGGCGTGCCGCTCTCGTCGGACATGATCGCGGGCAGCGTCAACACGAATCCCGCGTTGATCCGGCGGCTGTTGTCCATGCTGGCCGAGGCGGGTCTCACCACCTCGCAGCTCGGCGCGGGCGGCGGCGCGCTACTCGCGCGGTCGCCGGAGCAGATCAGTTTGCTCGAGGTGTATCGCGCGGTGGACGACGCGCAATTATTCGCATTGCATCGCGAGGAGCCGAATCCGGCGTGCATGGTCGGGCGTCATATTCAAGGTGTGCTGCGTGGCATCATCGATGACGCGCAACTCGCCATGGAGGCATCGCTCGGCGCACGGACGCTGGCCGACGCCACGGCCGACGTAGTGCGGGCCGAGCGGCAGCAGGAACGCAAGCGGCGCGCGCATCACGCTGGCGGCGACGTCGCGAAGAAGTAG
- a CDS encoding DJ-1/PfpI family protein, protein MAAKKILFLTGDFAEDYETMVPFQALQAVGHIVDAVCPNKKAGDRIKTAIHDFEGDQTYTEKPGHLFALNASFDDADPRQYDALAIAGGRAPEYLRLNPKVIELVRQFAEAGKPIAAICHAAQLLAAADVIRGKRISAYPACAPEVKMAGGEYADIPVDAAITDANFVTAPAWPAHPEWLRQFLVLLGTRIEL, encoded by the coding sequence ATGGCAGCAAAGAAGATCCTGTTCCTGACTGGCGACTTCGCCGAGGATTACGAAACGATGGTGCCGTTCCAGGCACTGCAGGCAGTCGGCCATATCGTCGACGCCGTGTGCCCGAACAAGAAGGCGGGCGATCGCATCAAGACGGCGATCCACGATTTCGAAGGCGACCAGACCTACACCGAGAAGCCGGGCCATCTGTTCGCGCTCAACGCTTCGTTCGACGACGCCGATCCGCGTCAGTACGATGCGCTGGCAATCGCCGGCGGCCGCGCGCCGGAGTATCTGCGGCTCAATCCGAAGGTCATCGAACTGGTGCGGCAATTCGCCGAAGCCGGCAAGCCGATTGCGGCAATTTGTCACGCAGCGCAACTGCTGGCCGCCGCCGACGTGATTCGCGGCAAGCGCATCTCGGCCTACCCGGCCTGCGCCCCCGAAGTGAAAATGGCCGGCGGCGAATACGCCGACATTCCGGTCGACGCGGCAATCACCGACGCCAACTTCGTCACCGCGCCCGCATGGCCCGCGCATCCGGAATGGCTGCGTCAATTCCTCGTGCTGCTCGGCACCCGGATCGAACTCTGA
- a CDS encoding sensor histidine kinase, with product MRLTTKGLLLIAIPALFELALLSGLVKAQSDAAQAERWAIHSEEVLRQTTAILDPVLGESVALRGAVLANDTHFVTPVMVWMDVDRRIDQLAELVADNPAQVERVVQVRQAAQAYRQWSDRVQDMLHSGRRRDVLDRFRDLAPADVLDRFRQQVAAFQSEERRIDALRSNAAESARERQQILVVAAVLGSLLFVALAVWLFTRGVRGRLAVLSDNAGRLAGNEPLAPIGPGRDEIARLDLTLHETSRRLLEAERIQVRFQADLARRAGELARINETLRQQTQENEMFIYSVSHDLRAPLVNLQGFSKELIRACDELRAAVRESSLGAEARQRIERVVDEDIGEALHYLQTAVLRASHIIDALLRLSRVGRVEYRQQKVEVRDIVPRVIDAMQGSIRARHAHVSVHELPAVWGDPTALEQVFANLIGNAVNYLDPAREGRIEIGTTAAPPGVHSLRIFYVRDNGLGIPAVALPRLFNAFQRLHGNTVAGEGIGLALVRRVVERHGGRVWAESKEGVGTTFYLSLPEAEARSAQLAAESRVAPAAAAAAPGVQPIRGLRDRPLDFEGRDRPNLIVNGSAANPVVDAKPGVSAG from the coding sequence ATGAGACTCACCACCAAAGGCCTGTTGCTGATCGCAATTCCGGCCCTCTTCGAACTGGCGCTTCTGTCCGGGCTGGTCAAGGCGCAGTCGGACGCGGCGCAAGCGGAGCGCTGGGCGATCCATAGCGAAGAAGTGCTGCGCCAGACCACCGCGATTCTCGATCCGGTGCTGGGCGAATCCGTGGCGCTGCGCGGCGCGGTACTCGCCAACGACACTCATTTCGTCACGCCGGTCATGGTGTGGATGGACGTCGATCGCCGTATCGATCAACTGGCCGAGCTGGTCGCCGACAACCCGGCGCAGGTCGAGCGGGTCGTGCAGGTGCGCCAGGCGGCGCAGGCGTATCGGCAATGGTCGGACCGCGTGCAGGACATGCTGCATTCCGGGCGACGTCGCGATGTGCTCGATCGTTTCCGCGACCTCGCGCCCGCCGACGTGCTCGATCGCTTCCGGCAGCAGGTGGCGGCATTCCAGTCTGAAGAACGACGCATCGACGCGCTTCGCTCGAACGCCGCGGAATCCGCGCGCGAACGTCAGCAGATTCTCGTGGTCGCGGCGGTGCTCGGCTCGTTGCTGTTCGTCGCGCTGGCCGTCTGGCTATTTACGCGCGGCGTGCGCGGCCGGCTCGCCGTGCTGTCCGACAACGCCGGGCGGTTGGCCGGCAATGAGCCGCTGGCGCCGATCGGCCCGGGCCGCGACGAAATCGCCCGGCTCGATCTGACCTTGCACGAGACCAGCCGGCGCCTGCTCGAAGCCGAGCGTATCCAGGTGCGTTTTCAGGCTGATCTCGCGCGCCGCGCCGGCGAACTCGCGCGAATCAACGAAACCTTGCGGCAGCAGACTCAGGAAAACGAAATGTTCATCTACAGCGTGTCGCACGATCTGCGCGCGCCGCTGGTGAATCTGCAGGGCTTCTCGAAAGAGCTGATCCGCGCGTGCGACGAACTGCGCGCGGCGGTGCGCGAGTCGTCGCTCGGCGCGGAGGCGCGGCAGCGTATCGAGCGGGTGGTCGACGAGGACATCGGCGAAGCGTTGCACTATCTGCAGACGGCCGTGCTGCGCGCGTCGCACATTATCGACGCGCTGTTGCGGTTGTCGCGCGTCGGCCGTGTCGAGTACCGGCAGCAGAAGGTCGAGGTGCGCGATATCGTGCCGCGCGTGATCGACGCCATGCAAGGCTCGATCCGGGCGCGGCATGCGCATGTCAGCGTGCATGAATTGCCCGCGGTGTGGGGAGACCCGACCGCGCTCGAGCAGGTGTTCGCGAACCTGATCGGCAATGCGGTGAATTATCTGGACCCGGCGCGCGAAGGCCGGATCGAGATCGGCACGACGGCAGCACCGCCGGGCGTCCACTCGCTACGAATCTTCTACGTGCGGGACAACGGATTGGGGATTCCGGCGGTCGCGTTGCCGCGGCTATTCAATGCGTTTCAGCGGCTGCACGGCAATACGGTGGCCGGCGAGGGCATCGGTCTGGCGCTCGTGCGCCGCGTGGTGGAGCGTCACGGCGGACGCGTGTGGGCGGAATCGAAAGAGGGCGTGGGCACGACGTTTTATCTGTCGCTGCCCGAAGCCGAGGCGAGGTCGGCGCAACTGGCTGCCGAGTCGCGCGTTGCGCCGGCTGCGGCCGCGGCCGCGCCTGGAGTTCAACCGATTCGCGGCTTGCGCGATCGGCCGCTGGATTTCGAGGGACGTGACCGCCCGAACCTGATCGTGAACGGTAGCGCGGCAAACCCTGTCGTGGATGCGAAGCCGGGCGTCAGCGCGGGCTGA
- a CDS encoding ammonium transporter, protein MESLKTGTDTLFLLLGAAMVLAMHAGFAFLELGTVRKKNQVNALVKILVDFSVSTIAYFFIGYTIAYGVQFFGSAETLAAHNGYALVRFFFLLTFAAAIPAIVSGGIAERSKFNPQLFATFVLVGFVYPFFEGIAWNGRFGIQDWLTHAFGLPFHDFAGSVVVHAFGGWVALPAVLLLGPRHGRYHRDGGIAAHPPSNIPFLALGAWVLAVGWFGFNVMSAQTVDKISGLVAVNSLMAMVGGTLTAWLAGRNDPGFTYNGPLAGLVAVCAGSDLMHPLGALVTGGIAGVLFVYMFTCVQNRWRIDDVLGVWPLHGLCGAWGGIAAGIFGLRALGGMGGVSFGAQLVGTLGGIAVATLGGTLVYGAIRLTVGLRLDQEEEYNGADLSIHRISATSE, encoded by the coding sequence ATGGAAAGTCTGAAAACCGGCACCGATACCCTGTTTCTTCTGCTCGGCGCCGCCATGGTGCTGGCCATGCACGCAGGGTTCGCATTTCTCGAACTCGGTACGGTCCGCAAAAAGAATCAGGTCAATGCGCTCGTCAAAATTCTGGTGGATTTTTCGGTCTCGACCATTGCGTATTTCTTCATCGGCTACACCATCGCTTATGGCGTGCAGTTCTTCGGCAGCGCCGAAACCCTGGCCGCGCATAACGGCTACGCGCTGGTGCGCTTCTTTTTCCTGCTGACTTTCGCCGCCGCGATTCCGGCGATCGTGTCGGGTGGCATCGCCGAGCGTTCGAAATTCAATCCGCAGCTGTTCGCGACCTTCGTGCTGGTCGGCTTCGTCTATCCGTTCTTCGAAGGGATTGCCTGGAATGGCCGCTTCGGTATTCAGGACTGGCTGACTCACGCGTTCGGCCTGCCGTTCCACGACTTCGCCGGTTCCGTGGTGGTGCACGCGTTCGGCGGCTGGGTCGCCCTGCCGGCGGTGCTGCTGCTGGGCCCGCGGCACGGTCGCTACCATCGCGATGGCGGCATCGCCGCGCATCCGCCGTCGAATATTCCGTTTCTCGCGCTGGGCGCCTGGGTGCTGGCGGTCGGCTGGTTCGGCTTCAACGTGATGAGCGCGCAGACCGTCGACAAGATCAGCGGCCTCGTCGCCGTCAATTCGTTAATGGCGATGGTCGGCGGCACGCTGACCGCGTGGCTCGCGGGCCGCAACGACCCCGGCTTCACGTACAACGGACCGCTGGCCGGCCTCGTGGCGGTGTGCGCCGGCTCCGATCTGATGCACCCGCTGGGTGCGCTGGTGACGGGCGGCATCGCCGGCGTGCTGTTCGTTTATATGTTCACGTGCGTGCAAAACCGCTGGCGGATCGACGACGTGCTCGGCGTGTGGCCGCTGCATGGGCTGTGCGGCGCATGGGGCGGCATCGCGGCGGGCATCTTCGGTCTGCGCGCGTTGGGCGGCATGGGCGGCGTGTCGTTCGGCGCACAACTGGTCGGCACGCTGGGCGGCATCGCGGTGGCGACGCTCGGCGGCACGCTGGTGTACGGCGCGATTCGCCTGACGGTAGGCCTGCGGCTCGATCAGGAAGAGGAATACAACGGTGCGGATCTGTCGATTCACCGGATCTCGGCGACGTCGGAGTGA
- the crcB gene encoding fluoride efflux transporter CrcB has protein sequence MYWSILAVAIGGALGSLFRWFLGIRLNGLFTGLPLGTFAANVIAGYVIGVAVAGFARAPQIAPEWRLFVITGLMGGLSTFSTFSAEVVQRLQDGRLGWAAGEIALHVGASLMMTMLGIATVSLLSR, from the coding sequence ATGTATTGGTCCATTCTCGCCGTCGCCATTGGCGGCGCACTCGGTTCGCTATTCCGCTGGTTTCTCGGCATCCGCCTGAACGGCCTGTTCACCGGCCTGCCGCTCGGCACCTTCGCCGCCAATGTGATCGCCGGCTATGTGATCGGCGTCGCGGTCGCCGGTTTCGCGCGCGCGCCGCAGATCGCGCCGGAATGGCGACTGTTCGTCATCACGGGTCTGATGGGCGGACTGTCGACCTTCTCCACGTTTTCCGCGGAAGTCGTGCAACGCCTGCAGGACGGCCGGCTCGGCTGGGCGGCGGGCGAGATCGCCCTTCACGTCGGCGCGTCGCTGATGATGACCATGCTCGGTATCGCCACCGTCTCGCTGCTGTCGCGCTAA